The nucleotide sequence GGATATATTATTTCTTTATTTGACGTCGAGTAGAGATCCAGGAATAATTCCACGAAACTCAACACCGCCTGAATCTGAAGAAGCGTTTGATATGAACACTCCTTCAATGGAATGGGTCAACGATAGAACTCCTCATATGAGATTACCCAAAACTAAAGAAGTAAACGTAAATGGGCATACGGTTAAGGTTAAATATTGTGACACGTGTATGCTTTATCGTCCCCCACGTGCCTCACATTGCTCCATCTGCAACAACTGTGTTCAGAGATTTGACCATCATTGTCCATGGGTCGGTCAATGCATCGGTCAAGTAAGTTTTTTATAGTCTTACAATATGAAAAATATAGGAGCTTTTTCAATGTGCATAGTCGCATAGATGTAGCAAAATAGGTGTATCAAGCAGATTGATAACAGGTTGTTTAATTTGTACTACAAGTGTTAATAGTCGCATTGGACCCAAGTATTTAAGATGAAAAATGGGTCTCGACCCAACAAGTCACGACCCGACCCGTGCCTCGACCCAACCCGTTCGACCTTTTTAAAAGCTGACTCGTTTCCAGCCAAACCTGTTTGATCCTTGATACAACCCGACCCGTTTGCCTGGTATATGTTGTATAAACCTATTTACTTATGAATGGGTTAATATCGGTTCCCTTATATTTCTTAATTAAAAAATAATTGTAAAGAGCGAGTTGAAGTTGTGTCATGTGTATTTCGATGTGTAAAACCTGCTAAATCTTTCTATTCAAACAGTTAGATTATTATTGAAATATACAGTTTTTTTTGTAATCATATACTGTATGAGTGTTTGACACACTAATTACTTATAATGATACTTAAAAGTTCGGACAAATAGTGTTTGGGCCCaacgtgactatttcgacccatacTAGTTACACATTTTGACCCGTTAATACCACCCTTATTAGTTTCTTTTTGTTGGTCCTCCATTTGTACGATGTCATGCTTCTCAATTTCCGTCGATTACCTTCATGTTATCGCAGCGTAACTATAGGTTCTTCTATATGTTTATATCGACATCAACCATGTTGTGCATATACGTCTTCGCCTTTTCGTGGGTCCACATTGCTCAAAGCAACGATCGTATTTTGAAGGCTATGTCAAACGACATCCTGTCTGATTTCCTCATCGTTTACTGCTTCATCACCGTTTGGTTTGTGGGTGGGCTTACCATTTTCCACTTCTATCTCATTTGCTCAAACCAGGTGATAATCTCGATCCAAAATTGTAAAACATGATTATTATAAATTGATTCCAGTTTTATGTGGTTGGGTAATGATTCAAATAGGATAAACAGGTAGCTTTTAATGAGGATCCATATCCTAATGGGTCATTTTTTGTATCTTAAAAGTGGTGTATGGGTTGACTTTAGTTATAAAAACTATACTACTAAAATGATATTTGATTCAGGTTTCctcccgaacgcgtgtgtgtgcaaatgatgagtgtcattgaaataaatgatacactgatgcaaAGCTTGCCGTTCGAAAAAAAATCAGTTTAATACGTTTGCGTAATACGTTGGGTAACCCCGAGCTCATTTGACATGTTTGACCCATTTTACTTGTATATAAGTTTATGAATATACCCATTTAACCCGATAGAGGTAAAAGCCATGCCATTTGACCCATTGTCAAGTAAATGGGTAGAAAGTTTACTTGACAATGGGTCAAAGTTACACAAGTTTACTTGACAATGGGTCAAAGTTACACCTTTtgtatttttcaaacttacaaaacTTTGTTCTTAGTACAGACAACGTATGAAAATTTCCGATACCGATATGATAAAAAAGAGAATCCTTATCACCAAGGAATAAGAAGGAACCTTGCAGATGTTTTTTTATCAAAGATTCCTCCTTCATTGAATAATTTTCGGTCGTTTGTGACTGAAGACGAAGGCATAATGATCGATGCAACAAGTTCAGATATCGTTCGTAGCTCAAAGGAAAAAATCGACATTGAAATGGGAAGTAAATTTGTGGACTCGAGTGGCATTTCGCTTCCTGAAATTCTACAGAATTTGCGTTACGATGAATTGGAGGGAGATTCGAAAAGTAAAGATGGGATTGTAGAGTTGTATGTTCAACCATCTCCGTTTAATTTCGAACATAAAGATGACATTAGTGAACGTGAAAAACTCGATGAAGAAAAAAGTACTCATGAATCCGAAACAATTCATTATGTGTAGAGGTAACTAAATTTCCTCTACTTCTTACATAGTAATGGCTAAACGAGTCGATTTTGGGCTTGTTTTTATCtctaattaaaattaaataaactgATAGAACTACACTCTGCAGGTGTGGAGTTCAACTTATTCTTTGgagtttttttttccttctttttttgAAGTTGTAATTTGGGGCGCATTCTGAAGGTAGAAGATATGAAAGAAGAAACCTTTTTTAAAGATCAAACTAAGTTGTGGTGTATATTTGTTCTCTTTGCAAACCAATATAAGAAACTAGCAGCAAAAAAATTAAGTGCAGTTTATTTCTTTGAATTTTCCTCTTTATCAACTCTGGAACCTTATTAAGTGTTACTTTAGTTCCTTGTTGGTGTGATTAATTAGATTGAATCTAATTTTATCCCTAACCTGAAGTATCCACCAAAGTCGCCTTTTGCTTATTCCTATGGGCGATCCCAAACTGATGttcagaagagaaaaaaaaaagattgaatCTAATCATTTATGTGTTTGAGATGGGATATTATGTTACTGTTATTTTCGTTAAACTTTCGAAAATACATTAATTAGGAACTCTGCATATTGAACATCAAATTCAAGAAGTGTTCCTTCTTTTAGAAAGTTCAGTTTTTCGCCGAAAAGAAAATGAACACTGAGAGTTGTAAACTATAAGAACAATATCCAAATGTACATAAGCCCATTGTCAGACAATAAATAAGCAACACAGTACTAAAACCAAACCATCTGTTACATACCATAAAGAACACGGGAAATAATGTCTTTCAGACACGACGGAGAAATAAAACAACAAAGATAAACTTATGCTTCCTTGTTTTGAAAAGGATGACCTGCACATGCCTTTCCCCTTTCATTGCAATGAAACAGGTTCACACTGACCAAGATAACAACGCAATAATTAACGTTTACTACAAATCTTTCCTCCATAGTCATAAGTAGTTGTGGCAGCAAAACAAACACCAGAAAAGAAACAAATGTGTCTACTAATTAGTCCTTCTTAACATGATGATTGATTGTGTCAGAAAGAAGCTGAGGTTGTTCTTCGGAGCTGATACTTCGGTTCAGGTGGAGGTACACAAGGTAGAACCTTCTCTAATTCCTGCAAATACAAAGACTATCATGGTCACAGATATAGATAAAAAAATATTATACGGTCGGTGCAATCTGTGTAACAAGTAaacatggatattgttgtgaagggTCGAGAAGGTTTGGGTTGAGTTGACTCAAAACATCAGAATTAAAACATGGTTTATCTAAGCatcagaattaaaaaaaaaaaaaaaaaaaaaaaaaaaaaaaagaagaaaagaaaaaaaagacaGTAGTATAGGAATTGCTCCGACCATTAAGCAAAAGAGTCAATATTTCTGAACATCGAGTTTTTATATTCAAGCTGATGAAGTTTGATGATACTGTGAATTACACAAGTTGAATACTAGAATTCAAACTTAATGCAATACAGAATCTGGTTCAAAACTACTATTTGGAAATCTCCCAATGAACAATTAACTTGAGTTTTGATTTCGGATTTTAATTATATAAGGATATAGTTTAGGTCAAATTGACATCATGCAGAAGAACCTAAACGGTAAATTGTATACCATACCGGTCTAGATTACTGAAAGAGAATGAATACATATACATTCAAACATAATATCCAGAGGAAAATCGGTACTTTTTTTCTATATAACTGAACCTGATTAAGAAATCATATTGCTGTATGATAAGCATAACATCAGCATTCACACGTTATGTTTCCAAAACAATCATCATATCGACTTTGTATCTAGCTAAAACACTTTGCTAATTGAGAAGGAATAAATGTTATTTAACATGTCAACAGTAGTTGAGGATATAAACTATGATATACTGTTGGTTAAATATTAGCATTATctatttgtttttgtttttaaaagacaaacggaCTACAATATAAAAAACCACAACTACATATTTTTTATTGGTACCATTATAATTACTTACAAACAGTTTCAGGATTAAGGATGCCATAACTGAATATTGTCATTTTGAACAAACTGAAGGTTTTAGAGCACCAACAAATAAGTTAATTCTCCTCCCAACCATCATATGTATCCACTCTGCTATCCCATTAGCCCCAATATAGGTGATTCATAAAGAAAAAAAGCAACAAGAAGTGTAGTTACAGTACAGAATATCTAAATGTGACGAATGGTTAGTTATATATGATTGAAATTAGATGGGGGAAAAACCCTTAACAGCTATTGTCTAT is from Rutidosis leptorrhynchoides isolate AG116_Rl617_1_P2 chromosome 10, CSIRO_AGI_Rlap_v1, whole genome shotgun sequence and encodes:
- the LOC139872348 gene encoding probable protein S-acyltransferase 4 gives rise to the protein MAERKEKQKRLYQVWKGSNRFFCGGRLIFGPDVSSLFLTVLLVVGPAVSFCIRVYQTICENEKDSINNRFWYIVLFVAAALTFLDILFLYLTSSRDPGIIPRNSTPPESEEAFDMNTPSMEWVNDRTPHMRLPKTKEVNVNGHTVKVKYCDTCMLYRPPRASHCSICNNCVQRFDHHCPWVGQCIGQRNYRFFYMFISTSTMLCIYVFAFSWVHIAQSNDRILKAMSNDILSDFLIVYCFITVWFVGGLTIFHFYLICSNQTTYENFRYRYDKKENPYHQGIRRNLADVFLSKIPPSLNNFRSFVTEDEGIMIDATSSDIVRSSKEKIDIEMGSKFVDSSGISLPEILQNLRYDELEGDSKSKDGIVELYVQPSPFNFEHKDDISEREKLDEEKSTHESETIHYV